One genomic window of Salvelinus alpinus chromosome 17, SLU_Salpinus.1, whole genome shotgun sequence includes the following:
- the LOC139543006 gene encoding inositol 1,4,5-trisphosphate-gated calcium channel ITPR3-like isoform X3, producing MSDSMSSFLHIGDIVSLYAEGSVNGFISTLGLVDDRCVVEPAAGDLDTPPKKFRDCLFKVCPMNRYSAQKQFWKAKQAKHEKDKIADVVLLQKLQHASNLEQKQNETENKKVHGDVVKYGTVIQLLHMKSNKFLTVNKRLPALLEKNAMRVTLDGTGNEGSWLFIQPFWKLRANGDNVVVGDKVILNPVNAGQPLHASNYELSDHTGCKEVNSVNCNTSWKINLFMMFSDHKDEVLKGGDVVRLFHAEQEKFLTCDEYKVKLHVFLRTTLRQSATSATSSNALWEVEVVHHDPCRGGAGHWNTLYRFKHLATGSYLAAEENPGYKGDGVEIQTLLIEDTDSRRKLKILGERIKYKLSAMPHGNDIASLFELDPTTLQKTDSFVPRNSYVRLIHLCTNTWIQSTNVPIDIDEERPIRLMLGTCPTKEDKEAFAIVSVPVMEIRDLDFANDASFMLSTVVDRFNEGFISPNDRRFAIKLLEDLVFFVVDTPNSGQVVLDVVMTKVNRERQKLMREQNILKQIFGILKAPFKDKGAEGPLLRLEELSDQKNSPYQYMFRLCYRVLRHSQQDYRKNQEHIAKQFGLMQSQIGYDILAEDTITALLHNNRKLLEKHITKKEVETFVSLVRKNREPRFLDYLSDLCVSNNVAISVTQELICKCVLDPRNQDILIKTERRVPKEMPHATEYMGMEEYSDDDEVWLVWTDKTNEKQEKGIRQLAQEARQGNAHDENVLRYYRYQLKLYARICLDRQYLAIGEISKQLDVELIFLCMMDETLPFDLRASFCRLMLHTHVDRDPQELVTPVKFARLWTEIPTSITIKDYDSNMDDLRDNKKNKFANTMVFMEEYLNNVLNDDLPFADEEKNKLTYEVVSLARHLIYFGFYSFFELLRLTRTLLGIIDCIPNPSLHPVLQDDGSGKTTKRSIHGVGQMMSTMVLSRKQSMFGGPGRSVSIIEGPNRSKDSIGKQDITVMDTKLKILEILQFILNVRLDYRLSFLLSVFKKEFVDVYPMADADATTSMEQAATINLQHIGDQAEAMFGVGKGNSILEVDDEGGRMFLRVLIHLTMHDYPPLVSGALQLLFKHFSQRQEVLHTFKQVQLLISGQDVDNYKLIKSDLDLLRTMVEKSELWVDKKSGSGGGEGKKDKKDKNENVEMDLEDVTLKKEQSDKSNENYQKVREIMERLNKMCSTGVWKKQQRLLKNMGAHKVMLDLLQVSYDQVGDHDTKMQGIIRCTHLFLQKFCMGNLENQVLLHKNLSLFLNPGLMEAETVQHIFSNNYQLCTEISENVLQHFVHCLATHGRHVQYLNFLHTIIKAEGKYVKKCQDMIMTELTNAGEDVVVFYNDKASFATMLELMAESREGIQEHSPLRYHISLVELLSACAEGKNVYTEIKCTSLLPLEDVVRVVTHEDCITEVKIAYVNFVNHCYVDTEVEMKEIYTSNHIWKLFEDFIVDMARVCNKREKRLTDPILEKYIINVVFDTINAFFSSPFSENSTSLQTHHTTVTQLLQSSMRLLDCPWLQQQHRGLVETCIRTLAMTAKNRSISLPLDLESQITTMLSSSSLNSLSRSNPNYKSSSRSSRPSAPNNPWDYKNIIEKLQDIIGTLEQRLKPLLNAELSVLVDVLQQPELLFLEGTDARQRCESGGFISKLIQHTKALMNSDEKLCIKVLRILQEMLIRTLDFDEKGIALRKVLLQNYLFTSKKNNKAELVELGATGAEQERDWVAVAAVQCHLDREGGTKLFTDLIMSTKNNKIFQESIQMAICLLEGGNTEIQNSFYKLMMGDNKSEKFFKVLHDRMINAQMDIKANVSVSVGEMTNKDLHTGSGGSVLPGSVVPASESDQQETEMGPAVIIMKPILRFLQLLCENHNQNLQNFLRCQNNKTNYNLVCETLQFLDVMCGSTTGGLGLLGLYINESNVVLITQTLETLTEYCQGPCHENQTCIVTHESNGIDIITALILNDISPLCCYRMEMVLQLKDNASKLLLALMESRHDNENAERILFNLRPRELVEVIKKAYQQESECEVGEVSPQEVGHNIYILALQLARHNKILLNLLKPAKRTEAGEEGISSMLNLNNRPLSQMLKSTVPVEIEEQDPLEFYDQHTSQIEIVREDRSMEQIVFPIHPICEFLMEESKFRVFNTTEQDEQGSKVTHFFQQASFLHNEMEWQKKLRSMPVLFWFSRRMSTWGSISFNLAVFINLIIAFFYPYDSGQGAIDDSMLSMLFWGFLGLSVMGMFSQGHGLRPFTVALILRSIYCFGIGPTLILLGTLNLINKIVFVVSFVGNNGTFIMGYRAMVMDVEFLYHLAYVLTSTLGLCVHELFYSFLLFDLIYREETLFNVIKSVTRNGRSILLTALLAIILVYLFSIVGFLCLKNDFIMEVDPLPQITSGRHGNEEASQDFLNTCSRDGVSCTAKAGLPAEPEAEENNSERACDTLLMCIVTVLNHGLRNGGGVGDVLRRPSKNEPLFPARVIYDLLFYFIVIIIVLNLIFGVIIDTFADLRSEKQKKEEVLKTTCFICGLERDKFDNKTVSFEEHIKLEHNIWNYLYFIVLVREKNRTDYTGPESYVALMIKSKNLDWFPRMQAMSLVVTDGDGDQNEMRNLQDRLTSTMNAVSQLAGQLTELKEQMTDQRKRRQRMGFVDVQSGGGAGAASMSPSVAGVNHQMFNKT from the exons CTGCTGCATATGAAGAGTAACAAGTTCCTGACTGTGAATAAGCGTCTGCCTGCCCTACTGGAGAAGAATGCCATGCGGGTCACCCTGGACGGGACGGGGAATGAGGGCTCCTGGCTGTTCATCCAGCCCTTCTGGAAGCTAAGGGCCAACGGAGACAAT GTAGTGGTGGGAGACAAGGTGATCCTGAACCCAGTGAATGCAGGCCAGCCTCTACACGCCAGCAACTATGAGCTCTCCGACCACACTGGATGCAAAGAG GTGAACTCTGTGAACTGCAACACTAGCTGGAAGATCAACCTGTTCATGATGTTCAGTGACCATAAGGATGAGGTCTTGAAAGGA GGGGATGTAGTGCGGCTGTTCCATGCGGAGCAGGAGAAGTTCCTGACCTGTGACGAGTACAAGGTCAAGCTACATGTGTTCCTCCGTACCACCCTGCGCCAGTCTGCTACCTCTGCCACCAGCTCCAATGCCCTGTGGGAAGTGGAG GTGGTGCATCATGATCCGTGTCGAGGAGGAGCCGGACACTGGAACACTCTCTATCGGTTTAAACACCTTGCCACAGGGAGTTACCTGGCAGCTGAG GAAAATCCGGGTTACAAAGGTGACGGTGTTGAAATCCAGACGTTGTTGATTGAAGATACG GACAGTAGAAGAAAACTGAAGATTTTGGGTGAGAGGATCAAGTACAAGCTGTCGGCTATGCCACATGGGAATGACATTGCCTCTTTGTTTGAGCTAGACCCCACAACTCTGCAGAAAACAGACTCCTTTGTGCCAAG GAATTCGTATGTGCGCCTCATACACCTATGCACCAACACGTGGATCCAGAGCACCAACGTGCCCATAGATATAGATGAGGAGAGACCTATTAGACTCATG CTGGGCACCTGTCCTACCAAAGAGGATAAGGAGGCCTTTGCCATCGTGTCAGTGCCAGTGATGGAGATCCGGGACCTGGACTTTGCCAACGATGCCAGTTTCATGTTGAGCACCGTAGTGGACAGGTTTAACGAGGGATTTATCAGCCCCAATGACAGAAG GTTTGCCATTAAGCTGCTAGAGGACCTGGTGTTCTTTGTGGTGGACACGCCCAACAGCGGTCAGGTTGTGCTAGATGTGGTGATGACCAAGGTCaaccgagagagacagaaactCATGAGGGAACAAAACATCCTCAAACAG ATCTTTGGGATCCTGAAGGCCCCGTTCAAGGATAAAGGGGCAGAAGGCCCATTGCTGCGATTGGAGGAGCTGTCAGACCAGAAGAATTCCCCCTACCAGTACATGTTTCGCCTCTGTTACCGGGTGCTGCGACATTCACAGCAGGACTACCGCAAGAACCAG GAGCACATAGCCAAGCAGTTTGGGTTGATGCAGTCTCAGATTGGCTATGACATCCTAGCTGAGGACACCATCACTGCCCTGCTACACAACAACCGCAAGCTGCTGGAGAAACACATCACTAAGAAGGAGGTGGAGACCTTCGTTAGCCTGGTCCGCAAGAACAGGGAAcccag GTTTCTGGACTACCTGTCAGATCTTTGTGTGTCCAATAACGTGGCCATTTCTGTAACTCAGGAGTTGATCTGTAAGTGTGTGCTGGATCCCAGGAACCAAGACATTCTCATCAAGACTGA ACGGCGCGTGCCCAAAGAGATGCCCCATGCCACTGAATACATGGGCATGGAAGAGTATTCTGACGATGATGAGGTGTGGCTGGTCTGGACTGACAAGACCAATGAGAAGCAAGAGAAGGGCATCAGACAGCTAGCCCAGGAGGCCAGACAGGGGAACGCTCATGACGAGAACGTGCTCAGATACTATAG GTACCAGCTGAAGCTGTATGCGCGGATATGTCTGGACCGCCAGTATCTGGCCATAGGTGAGATCTCTAAGCAGCTGGATGTGGAACTCATCTTCCTGTGTATGATGGACGAGACGCTGCCCTTTGACCTCAGAGCCTCCTTCTGCAGACTCATGCTGCACACGCACGTGGACCGAGACCCCCAGGAGCTGGTGACCCCTGTCAAGTTTGCACGTCTGTGGACAGAGATCCCAACCTCCATCACAATTAAAGA TTATGATTCCAACATGGATGACTTGCGGGACAATAAGAAGAACAAGTTTGCCAACACCATGGTGTTCATGGAGGAGTACCTCAACAATGTCCTCAATGACGACCTGCCTTTCGCTGACGAGGAGAAGAACAAACTCACCTATGAG GTGGTTAGCCTCGCCAGACACCTCATCTACTTCGGCTTTTACAGTTTCTTTGAGCTGCTGAGGTTGACACGCACTCTTCTGGGAATCATTGACTGTATTCCCAACCCTTCACTTCACCCAGTGCTCCAGGACGATGGCAGTG GAAAGACCACGAAGCGTTCCATCCATGGCGTGGGTCAGATGATGTCCACCATGGTACTGAGCAGGAAACAGTCCATGTTTGGAGGTCCAGGGAGGAGTGTTTCCATTATAGAAGGACCGAACCGCAGCAAGGACAGCATCGGCAAACAGGACATCACCGTCATGGACACCAAGTTGAAAATACTGGAAATCCTGCAG TTTATCCTGAATGTCCGCCTGGACTACCGGCTCTCCTTCCTGCTGTCCGTCTTCAAGAAAGAGTTTGTTGATGTTTATCCCATGGCAGATGCCGATGCTACAACATCAATGGAGCAAGCAG CCACCATCAACCTGCAGCACATAGGAGATCAGGCAGAGGCCATGTTTGGTGTGgg GAAGGGGAACAGCATACTAGAGGTGGATGATGAGGGAGGTCGAATGTTCTTGAGGGTGTTGATCCACCTCACCATGCATGATTACCCTCCATTGGTGTCTGGGGCCCTCCAGCTGCTCTTCAAGCACTTCAGCCAGAGACAGGAGGTCCTGCACACTTTTAAACAG GTCCAGTTGCTGATCTCGGGGCAGGATGTTGATAACTACAAGCTGATAAAGAGTGACCTTGACCTTCTCCGCACCATGGTGGAGAAGTCTGAGCTCTGGGTGGACAAGAAGAGCGGctctggaggaggggaggggaagaaaGACAAGAAGGACAAAAATGAAAATGTAGAG ATGGACTTAGAGGATGTGACCCTGAAGAAAGAGCAGTCGGATAAGAGCAATGAGAACTACCAGAAAGTCAGAGAG ATCATGGAGCGTCTGAATAAGATGTGCAGCACGGGGGTGTGGAAGAAGCAGCAGAGACTCCTGAAGAACATGGGAGCCCACAAAGTGATGCTGGACCTGTTGCAGGTGTCATACGATCAGGTGGGGGAT CATGACACCAAGATGCAAGGGATCATCAGGTGCACTCACCTGTTCCTGCAGAAGTTCTGCATGGGGAACCTGGAGAACCAGGTGCTGCTTCATAAGAACCTCAGCCTCTTCCTGAACCCAGGA ctcatggaggctgagacagttcagcacatcttcagtaaTAACTACCAGCTGTGTACAGAGATCAGTGAGAACGTGCTGCAGCACTTCGTCCACTGCCTGGCCACTCACGGACGCCACGTCCAGTACCTCAACTTCCTGCACACCATCATCAAGGCCGAGGGGAAGTATGTGAAGAAGTGTCAGGACATGATCATGACTGAG TTAACCAACGCCGGTGAGGATGTGGTGGTGTTTTATAATGACAAGGCGTCATTTGCCACCATGCTGGAGCTGATGGCAGAGTCCAGGGAGGGGATTCAGGAGCACAGCCCCCTGCGCTACCACATCTCTCTGGTGGAGCTGCTATCGGCCTGCGCTGAGGGCAAGAACGTTTACACAGAGATCAAATGTACCTCACTGCTGCCCCTAGAGGACGTGGTGAGAGTGGTCACACACGAGGACTGTATCACAGAG gtGAAGATTGCCTATGTGAACTTTGTGAATCACTGCTACGTAGACACAGAGGTAGAGATGAAGGAGATTTACACCAGCAACCACATCTGGAAACTGTTTGAGGACTTCATCGTGGACATGGCCAGG GTGTGTAACAAGAGAGAGAAGCGTCTGACTGACCCTATCCTGGAGAAGTACATCATCAACGTGGTGTTTGACACCATCAATGCCTTCTTCAGCTCCCCCTTCTCTGAAAACAGCACCTCTCTACAG ACTCACCACACCACAGTAACACAGCTGCTCCAGTCTAGCATGCGTCTGCTGGACTGTCCCTGGCTGCAGCAGCAACACAGAGGCCTGGTGGAGACCTGCATCCGTACCCTGGCTATGACAG CAAAGAACCGCTCCATCTCCTTGCCCCTGGACCTGGAGTCTCAGATCACCACCATGCTGAGCAGCAGTTCCCTCAACTCTCTGTCCCGCTCCAACCCCAACTACAAGAGTTCCAGCCGCTCCAGCCGCCCCTCCGCCCCCAACAACCCCTGGGACTACAAGAACATCATTGagaagctgcag GACATCATCGGGACTCTAGAGCAGCGTCTGAAGCCGCTGTTGAACGCAGAGCTGTCTGTTCTGGTGGATGTCCTGCAGCAGCCCGAACTCCTCTTCCTGGAGGGAACGGACGCACGGCAACGCTGCGAATCAGGAGGCTTCATCTCAAA ACTGATTCAGCACACTAAAGCCCTGATGAACTCTGACGAGAAGCTCTGCATCAAGGTTCTGAGGATTCTGCAGGAGATGCTCATACGTACACTGGACTTTGATGAGAAG GGGATTGCACTGAGGAAGGTGCTGCTCCAGAACTACCTGTTCACCAGCAAGAAGAACAACAAGGCAGAGCTGGTTGAACTTGGAGCAACAG GTGCTGAGCAGGAAAGGGACTGGGTGGCTGTAGCTGCTGTTCAGTGTCATCTGGACAGGGAGGGTGGGACAAAGCTCTTCACTGACCTCATCATGAGTACCAAGAACAACAAGATTTTCCAGGAGAGCATCCAGATGGCCATATGTCTGCTGGAGGGGGGCAACACAGAGATACAG AACTCCTTCTACAAGCTGATGATGGGGGACAACAAGTCAGAGAAATTCTTCAAGGTCCTCCACGACCGGATGATAAACGCCCAGATGGACATCAAGGCCAATGTATCAGTCAGCGTGGGAGAGATGACTAACAAAGACCTCCACACTG GCTCTGGTGGGTCGGTTCTACCTGGCTCCGTTGTCCCGGCCTCTGAGTCTGATCAGCAGGAGACAGAGATGGGCCCTGCAGTTATCATCATGAAGCCCATCCTACGCTTCCTCCAGCTGCTCTGTGAGAACCACAACCAGAACCTACAG AACTTCCTGCGCTGCCAGAACAACAAGACCAACTACAACCTGGTGTGTGAGACGCTGCAGTTTCTGGACGTCATGTGTGGCAGCACCACAGGAGGCCTGGGCCTGCTGGGCCTCTACATCAACGAGAGCAACGTGGTCCTCATCACCCAGACCCTGGAGACGCTCACAGAGTACTGCCAGGGCCCCTGCCACGAGAACCAG ACCTGTATAGTGACCCACGAGTCCAACGGCATCGACATCATCACAGCCCTCATACTGAATGACATCAGTCCTCTGTGTTGTTACCGCATGGAGATGGTGCTGCAGCTCAAG GACAACGCCTCCAAGCTGCTGCTGGCTCTGATGGAGAGTCGCCATGACAACGAGAATGCAGAGAGGATACTGTTTAACCTCCGACCTCGGGAACTG GTAGAGGTGATAAAGAAAGCCTACCAGCAGGAGAGTGAGTGTGAAGTTGGAGAGGTGTCACCTCAAGAGGTCGGCCACAACATTTACATCCTGGCACTTCAG CTGGCGAGGCACAATAAGATCCTGCTCAATCTGCTGAAACCTGCAAAGAGGACCGAAGCGGGAGAGGAGGGTATATCCTCTATG CTGAACCTGAACAACAGACCTCTCTCTCAGATGTTGAAATCTACGGTGCCGGTGGAGATCGAGGAGCAGGACCCACTGGAGTTCTATGACCAGCACACTTCACAGATAGAG ATTGTGCGTGAGGACCGCAGCATGGAGCAGATCGTGTTTCCCATTCATCCCATCTGTGAGTTCCTGATGGAGGAGTCCAAGTTCCGTGTGTTCAACACCACGGAGCAGGACGAGCAGGGCAGCAAGGTCACACACTTCTTCCAACAGGCCTCCTTCCTCCACAACGAGATGGAGTGGCAGAAGAAGCTCCGCA GTATGCCGGTGCTGTTTTGGTTCTCTCGCAGGATGAGCACTTGGGGTAGCATCTCCTTTAACCTGGCGGTCTTCATCAACCTCATCATCGCGTTCTTCTACCCCTACGACTCAGGCCAAG GTGCGATAGACGACTCGATGCTGTCCATGCTGTTCTGGGGCTTCCTGGGTCTGTCTGTCATGGGAATGTTCTCCCAGGGCCACGGCCTCAGGCCCTTCACCGTGGCCCTTATACTGCGCTCCATCTACTGCTTTGGCATCGGCCCCACTCTCATCCTACTGGGCACCCTCAAT CTGATAAATAAGATAGTGTTTGTGGTGAGCTTTGTGGGCAACAACGGGACATTTATCATGGGCTACCGTGCGATGGTGATGGACGTGGAGTTCCTGTATCACCTGGCCTACGTTCTGACCAGCACCCTGGGCCTCTGTGTCCATGAGCTGTTCTACAGCTTCCTG CTGTTTGATCTGATCTACCGAGAGGAGACGCTGTTCAACGTGATAAAGAGTGTGACCCGGAATGGGCGCTCCATCCTGCTCACTGCCCTGCTGGCCATCATCCTGGTCTACCTGTTCTCCATCGTGGGCTTCCTCTGCCTCAAGAATGACTTCATCATGGAGGTGGACCCACTGCCTCAGATAACCTCAG GGCGACATGGCAATGAGGAAGCATCCCAAGACTTCCTGAACACCTGCAGTAGAGATGGAGTCAGCTGCACTGCCAAGGCAGGACTGCCTGCTGAACCTGAGG CAGAGGAGAACAATTCGGAGCGGGCCTGTGACACTCTGCTCATGTGCATTGTCACTGTGCTGAACCACGGCTTGAGGAACGGTGGAGGGGTGGGAGACGTGCTACGCAGGCCCTCCAAAAAT GAGCCACTGTTCCCAGCCCGCGTCATCTACGACCTCCTCTTCTACTTCATTGTCATCATCATCGTACTCAACTTGATCTTTGGTGTCATTATCGACACCTTCGCTGACTTGCGTAGTGAGAaacagaagaaagaggaggtcCTCAAAACCACCTGCTTCATCTGTG GTCTGGAGAGGGACAAGTTCGACAATAAAACGGTGTCTTTTGAGGAGCACATAAAGTTGGAACATAACATCTGGAACTACCTGTATTTCATCGTACTTGTTCGCGAGAAGAACAGGACTGACTACACTGGGCCAGAGAGCTATGTGGCCCTCATGATAAAG AGTAAGAACCTGGACTGGTTCCCCCGCATGCAGGCCATGTCCCTTGTGGTGACGGACGGAGACGGTGACCAGAACGAGATGAGGAACCTGCAGGACAGACTGACGTCCACTATGAACGCGGTCAGCCAACTCGCAGGACAGCTAACAGAGCTCAAAGAGCAG ATGACGGATCAGAGGAAGAGGCGGCAGAGGATGGGCTTTGTGGATGTCCAGTCAGGAGGAGGAGCTGGTGCTGCTAGCATGTCCCCCAGTGTTGCTGGAGTAAACCATCAGATGTTCAACAAAACCTGA